A genomic window from Salvia hispanica cultivar TCC Black 2014 chromosome 5, UniMelb_Shisp_WGS_1.0, whole genome shotgun sequence includes:
- the LOC125189380 gene encoding uncharacterized protein LOC125189380 translates to MICVTHQLTGSADFWWDTKLKTMPQDRVDGIMWEDFKTEVYNKYIPKSYRKAKAAEFYNLTQGRLSVTEYDRALCDMTRYAPEQTDTDEKLADKFREGLRPEIRMTLAVSGKLTYAEALALALDVEAAMPKERSAGNTMLALPLPRPNHDKRRWDESRTHYDNKRYRPAPNRPPYRGGQTSFNQRSGSQARPPQCNVCAKYHFGECRVPNPIRCFNCGGNGHFSRECPSRNMGIGSRQNNQGFRQQPRAPPTGSGVNWDQPQRQQQPFCPRLPAQARAYAVSQKQFRIEQGNHESGNLAVGGIVEIARTCSNVEIVLGELKLVAHDLQVMAMGDIDVILGMDWLTANFATIRCKERQISLQAPGTEPIVYHGISMSRRTAIISALQATAMMKKGRPAYLVYLHREEEEERRLEDVAVVQNFPDVFPKVFPGPPPDRQLEFTIDLEPGAAPVSKAPYRMTPKELEELKIQLQ, encoded by the exons ATGATCTGCGTGACGCATCAACTAACCGGGTCCGCCGACTTTTGGTGGGATACCAAGCTGAAGACCATGCCCCAGGACCGAGTGGACGGGATAATGTGGGAGGACTTCAAAACCGAGGTGTATAACAAGTACATACCTAAGAGCTACCGCAAGGCAAAGGCAGCCGAATTTTACAACCTCACTCAAGGGCGCCTGTCAGTGACCGAATACGACCGTGCGCTTTGTGACATGACCCGCTATGCGCCGGAACAGACAGATACTGACGAGAAGCTAGCTGATAAGTTTCGTGAGGGCCTGAGACCTGAGATTAGGATGACGTTGGCTGTCAGTGGAAAGCTTACGTACGCAGAGGCGCTGGCCCTCGCACTGGACGTTGAGGCGGCGATGCCTAAGGAGAGGAGCGCGGGGAACACTATGCTGGCACTACCCCTGCCACGCCCTAACCATGATAAGAGGAGGTGGGACGAGAGTCGGACCCACTATGACAACAAGCGATACCGCCCCGCCCCGAACCGACCGCCGTATAGAGGCGGGCAGACCTCGTTCAACCAGAGGAGCGGCTCCCAGGCCAGACCACCCCAATGCAATGTTTGCGCCAAGTACCATTTTGGGGAGTGTAGAGTGCCGAACCCGATTAGGTGTTTCAACTGCGGAGGAAACGGTCACTTCTCTAGGGAGTGTCCGAGTAGAAACATGGGAATCGGGTCGAGGCAGAACAATCAAGGTTTCCGTCAGCAGCCGAGGGCGCCACCAACGGGATCGGGAGTGAACTGGGATCAACCTCAGCGGCAGCAACAACCTTTCTGCCCGAGACTTCCCGCACAAGCTAGAGCGTATGCCGTGAGTCAGAAGCAATTCAGAATTGAGCAAGGGAATCACGAGAGTGGAAACTTGGCAG TAGGAGGGATAGTAGAGATTGCCCGAACTTGCTCGAACGTAGAAATCGTACTAGGAGAACTTAAGTTAGTTGCTCATGACCTACAAGTTATGGCGATGGGAGATATCGACGTAATCTTAGGAATGGACTGGTTGACCGCGAACTTTGCGACGATTCGTTGTAAGGAGAGGCAGATATCCCTACAAGCTCCAGGTACGGAACCCATCGTGTACCACGGAATCTCGATGAGCCGGCGAACCGCCATAATCTCCGCGTTACAAGCCACCGCGATGATGAAGAAAGGACGCCCTGCCTACCTTGTCTATCTCCAcagagaggaggaggaggaaagGAGGCTCGAAGACGTCGCTGTCGTGCAAAATTTCCCCGATGTTTTTCCCAAAGTGTTTCCTGGACCGCCGCCGGATAGGCAGTTAGAATTCACGATCGACCTTGAACCTGGAGCCGCACCTGTATCCAAGGCACCGTACCGAATGACGCCTAAGGAATTGGAAGAACTCAAGATACAACTGCAATAG